A region of the Mugil cephalus isolate CIBA_MC_2020 chromosome 23, CIBA_Mcephalus_1.1, whole genome shotgun sequence genome:
aatgcaatttatttatgtatttatccttttatttatttattgatgcaccacttcacatgcaccacaacattttcttcagatgaggggggcagtccacactgaaaaaaaagaagtgaatagtactgtttctttgtatgCGTGAGAAGATGTGATACACtacaaacatcatgtacctgGACACGGACTCCAAATACTCCATTACTGTTAATTCTACTGTATGCatgcaaagtatgaaagtaCTAGTTGTCAACGTCACTAATCATCCTGTATGTCACATATCTGACGTTTCCAGCAAAGATAAGAGCAGGAAAATAGTTTGAGAATCCTgtgagttctggtcacattaattccttttaaacaggtgagGTGGAGCCGTGTGGCAGACAGACACGGTCAAGCAATGTAGcacttcctccaaatatctGAGGGTGGACGCTTGAGCTGGTGTACCATGCTAAATGCAACAAGTTATCAGACAGGGTCCACTGCAAAAGGTaaatagtcctgactgacactgttactttctgccacatcagctaaGTGCCTCGGCTCCAGCCTGCCGTTGCTGCACTATTTCAAATCAAGCTACctggctgctgtgaaaaggcaTGTGCAGTCTATCCGTGCACTCAtgtgtggacagcccccctcatctgaataacactttgttgtgcaccaagaaataaatagtatttatgacatatatttaggtatttatttatttaattcattatttatggcaggtatttatttatttatgtttttattgtggtcgacacaacattcagacaactattcatgtcaacacacatcaagaacATGCTGCATGGATCTGGATGTGTGTTGTCTGGATGTAGTTCTGACTGTTAATGAATTACAAACATTATTTCTAAcaacaaactgattttttttttcttactttattttacttacacatttttcttgcaaacaaaaaaaaacacgtctttgAGATTTTAGACTTAatttaggaaaagaaaagagaaaacttgaaaacttgaaaactcaaagaaaatgaagctagaactgaaaactaagactttaaattctatatgaacataaattaagttcagtttgtaatgaaacaaatcagatccacaatagtaacagacatccagtgaactgacctcagagtctccagtctacagtctggactctccagaaaaccacgcagatgtttcactcctgaatcctgcaggttgttgttttcactcaggttcagatgtttcaggtgggaggggttggacttcagagctgagaccagagaatcacagctgatctctgacaaactgcagttaatcaatctgaataaagaataaaagatgttaataaaatcactgataatcaatcagatgtgttcaggttttaatgttcagatcaacattactacgtcctaatcaatgagctgttctctaaaatgattagagtgactttgtccttgtgttattgtggatcatcatgtcagccttctacacacatcatccaaacatcaaaacaacattcagacaactattgatgtcaacacacatcaataacatgctgcACAGATATCTGTGtacatatgtgtttgtgtttttttctggctACAGATGTGACTgtttaacacaaattaataacattaatttactttaacaataaacagacatttgcttcgaagcaaaaaaaaaacaaaaacaaaaaaaaaacatgtcgttgagatgatggatgaaattaggaagaaacaaaaaagaactaGAGGGAAATGAAGctagaactgaaaactaaagCTTTAAATTCtgtatgaacataaattaagttcagtttgtaattaaacaaatcagatccacaatagtaacagacatccagtgaactgacctcagagtctccagtctacagtctggactctccagaaaaccacacagatgtttcactcctgaatccttcaggttgttgttgtaactcagctccagatgtttcagatgggaggggttggacttcagagctgagaccagagaatcacagctgatctctgacaacctgcatctccacaatctgaataaagaataaaagatattCATAAAttcattgataatcaatcagatgtgttcaggttttaatgttcagatcaacattactacgtcctaatcaatcagctgttctctaaaatgagtagagtgactttgtccttgtgttattgtggatcatcatcatgtcagccttctacacacatcatccaaacatcaacacaacattcagacaactattcatgtcaacacacatcaataacatgctgctgacctcagtcaagtctctcattacaggatcaatatcaaatcacacatgttgaaaacaaactgttcattagttcattggttccatgaccttcttcttcctgtatttggtatctcagtaggttggtgtcattaaaatgttaaaggacaagttcatattttcaagtctgtcttcaaacaacagtcacatgtcagatgaacatcacagagttcttagaattcctactgtccacactgactgtgaagtggtctcttccttacacaactacactggaagaaatgacttgatgagtttctccacagacagtatgaacagaaagaatgattcctgactccaataactctttaaatgtacatgtgaacactagactggtcctgatttgagatcagaccgaccaccgatgactgaggagacacctgctgatattaacaacatgatgctccttcatttaaaccaactgttgctgctccattttctatctgtcaatcctgacaagagaactgtttaatgtgataaaaaaaaaaaacattcagtgaactgacctcagagtctccagtttacagtttggactcttcagtccatcacacagatgtttcactcctgaattcTGCAGATTGTTGTTATTACTCAGgtccaactctgtcagatgggaggggttggacttcagagctgagaccacaacttcacagtgactctctgagagtccacagtgagaaaatctgtcatgacaCATTAATATAATacatgttaatatgaatgaagacactttattttttacttcatgcatttgataataaacagttggactcatcctgtttgacattttgtttttcacatcagtgattcagcttcttatctgacatgacacaataattctcatcagtttctcttaaacctgcagacttttaaactttggtttgttttaatctgcaaatgaaTGGAGATAAATGGAGTTACATTTAGGCTTCTtccacacagtctgtcagtgtgacGTGATCTAATGTCTGACTCCACAAAGTCGTCatgattaaaatgatcaaaatgtggaaaacatcctttaaaaacagat
Encoded here:
- the LOC125001230 gene encoding ribonuclease inhibitor-like; the protein is MLQMSEEVLDELDLNKFNTSFEGRRRLIPAVRNCRKAQFSHCGLSESHCEVVVSALKSNPSHLTELDLSNNNNLQNSGVKHLCDGLKSPNCKLETLRLWRCRLSEISCDSLVSALNMVHQLKRPPSDIWRKCYIA